From the genome of Cytophagales bacterium WSM2-2:
TTTTCCATCAGGATCCAGGTCGAGGGCTTCTACGTTATAATGCACAGTTACGCCCGGCATTTTTTCCAAACGTTGAATCATGCTCCTCGTAAGGGCACCAAAGTTCACATCTGTTCCCAAATTCATGCGCGTGGCAGCCACCGGCTGATTTTTATCGCGGCCCCTCATAACGAGCGGAGCCCATTCTTCAATTTGCTTGAAGTCCTCAGTATAAATCATGTCCTTAAACAAGGGACTTGCCTTCAATAGCTCATAACGTTTGCGTAAGAAATTCACATTGTCATTTCCCCACACAAAACTGAGGTGAGGAACAGAAGAAATAAAATCAGAGGGATTGGGTATATATTTTTTCTCAACGAGATAAGCCCAAAATTCACGCGACACTTCAAACTGTTCGGCAATTTTCACGGCCTTTGAAATGTCAATTGAACCATCTGCCTTTTGTGGCGTATAATTCAATTCACAAAATGCAGAATGGCCGGTGCCAGCATTATTCCATGCATCTGAACTCTCCGTGCCTGCTACATCAAGGCGCTCGAATATTTGAATAGTGATATCGGGATTGAGTTCTTTTAGTATCATACCAAGTGTGGCGCTCATAATTCCTGCACCCATCAATACAACATCTGTTTTAGGAACGAGCGGCCTGATTGCTTGTGACATAAGGGGTTAGTTTGTGAAAGTCAATTTAAGTGAACAATGCTATCGGCTCAAAAGTAACGTGAAAATTAATTAGTTACGAGGCTACCGGATAAAGACTGAAGGTTTCAGCAGAGCAAAATTTTTGCAATATTTGATACCTAACCATAATCCATGAAATCATGAGAACACTCGCCAGGCATACCTTGTCTTTAGCTCTGAGTTTGATCGTCAGCTTCAGCGCCCTTGCTCAATTGTCTGGCACCACGTATGCCGAAGCACAAAAGTCCAAAACGGCTACATGGACTTTCACTTACACGGAAACTCCGAGTTTTGCCAGTAAGCAACCCAACGGATCAGTTCAAGGGCTCGTGGTGGAGGTCATGAAGAAGTTTGCAGACTTTGTCCAGCAAACGGAAGGCATCAAAGTGACGTACGAATTTAAGGGTAAAGATCCGTCAGATTTCAAGGGGTTTCTGGAGGAAGTGAAAACGGCCAAAGGCGGAGTGTTTGGATTAGGAAACATTACGATTACTGAGGCGCGAAAAAAAGAATATCATTTCAGTCCGCCATTCATCAAGAACATTTCACTGTTGTGTACGCATAAAGATGTGCCTACACTGGAAAGCCTGGATAAAGCAGCTACGGCTTTTGCAAATTTCAAAGGTATTGCGGTAGCCGGTTCCACAAATGAAAAAGCAGTGCTTGCTTTGAAAGCAAAACACATTCCTACTGCAACTATTCAGACTGTGGAGAGCAACCAGGAGGCGGTCGATGCAATCATTAAAGACAAGAAAGCATTTACCAACACGGATTTCACTTTTTACCTTAATGCACAACGTCAGGGAATTCCAATCAAACGTCATCCTGCGGGAGACGAGTCATCAGAAGAGTTTGGTATCATTATGCCTAAGAGCAATGACTGGGTTCCACTGATGAATAAATTCCTCACAGCAGAATTTGTAAAGTCTCCAGACTACAAAAAAATGCTCTTCACGCACATGGGCGCCAACGGTGTGAAGCTTCTTGAGTCGTTCGAGAAAAAATAAATCGTTTTAGCCTTGAAAATTTGAAAGGCACTCGCTCCCGGCACAATTGCCTCAGAATTTTATTCACTGTGCTAAATAGGACTCAGTAATAGAGTCGTTTTTAGGTTATTTTCGCGCCATGAAAAAACTCCTGCTATCTATTCTTGTTGTCTCTGTTGTAAGTAATCACAGTTTTGCGCAGTTGAGCGGTACGACCTATGCGGAAGCCAAGAAAACAAAAACGGCTAGCTGGGCCCTTACCTACAGCGAAGCTCCTACGTTTTCCAGCAAACAACCCGATGGGTCCGTGCAGGGACTTGCCGTGGAGATCATAAAAAAATTTGCGGAATACCTGCAGCAGAATGAAGGTATCAAGGTGACTTATGAATTTAAAGCTAAAGATCCCGGAAATTTCAAGGGCTTCCTTCAAGAAGTAAAAACGGGAAAGGGTGGCGTATTTGGTCTGGGAAATGTCACTATTACGGAAGCAAGAAAAAAGGAGTATGAGTTTAGCCCGGCATTTATCAAAAACATTTCATTCCTGTGTACGAACAAAGATGTGCCTACACTCGAGAGCCTGGATAAAGCTGCAACCGCATTCGCGAATTTCAAGGGCGTGGTGGTCGCTGGATCTACTGATGAAAAAGTGATGCAGAATTTAAAAGCGAAGTATATTCCGAGCGCAGAGATCGTGCGAGTGGAAAATAATCAGCAGGCGGTTGACCTCATTACCAAAGACAATAAAGCATTTACCAATCTTGATTTCACATTTTTTTTCAATGCCCAGAAACAGGGGATTCCCATCAAGCGACATCCGGCAGGAGATCAATCAACCGAAGAATTTGGAATCATCATGCCAAAAGGAAATGACTGGGCGCCTCTGCTGACCAAATTTCTCAATGCAGATTTCCTCAAATCAACGGATTACAAAAAGATGCTTTTTACACATCTGGGTGCAAACGGTGTAAAGCGACTCGAATCTTTCGAAAAGAAATAAGTCTTTCCGGCAAATAATTAACTGGCCTTTACAAAGTCCGTGAGCATTACCTTGCAGACTTCCTTTATTTTCATTCCGCGATATCTGCTGTTAATCGTGGTTAGAAGTTTAACTGCAAAGAAAGCCCCTTGCTCATGCCGGCCCGGGATGAAATCCTTTTACGATTTCAACCCCGCATGAAACCGTAGTCTGTGTAGAACCAACCAAAACACCCATATGAACAAACTATGTACTTTAATATTCCTGGCAGCAACTATTTCCGTGCAGGCACAGCGATTTAATTCCGCCCTCTTTGGTCAGGATGTCCCGTGTACGCTGATCATGAAATCTACCTGGGAGAAAAAAGAAGTGACCGTTACCTATCAGCATCCTTTCTTTCTAAAACAACCAGAACAAGCGCTTATCAGCAAGGATGGTCCAATCCTCAAATCAGCACTGGAAGCATTTGTTATTGATGGAAACACCTGGGCGCTTAGGAGAACTTCGATGTACGGTGATCAGTGGGTAGCTATCGATTTTATGGGTGCCCTGGATCAATTCACATTTATCAACATAGGTTCCGACACAAAGCCTTCCGATATAAAAAATAGTACCCAGGTGATTACCGGAACATTAACAGTGAATAGAAGCACGGGAGAATCTATGTCAAATACCGAAGTGCTCTTTGGGTACAAAAAGAAAATGCCAAAACTGGTTGCGGATAATCAGGAGCTGGCAAATAAAGTAGCCACCGATGCGAGCTATGGCTGGTCCAATATTGGTAAGGTTATTAAGGAATATAATTTCTGGTACGAAACAAACAATCCAGGCAAACTAAAATACCTGCCGGGTTTTGAATCTCAAGACCCCAATAAAAAAGAAGCAGAGCAGGCTAGTATTAAAGGATTTGGAGATTTAAAAGATAAAATCAAAGCCAACCAGGAAAAATCCAAAGCGGAAGGTCAAAAGCGACTTGACAGTTTGTTTTCGGGCCGTACTGCAACGCCATCACCAGATGTTGCATCAGCCAAAGACAACATCCCTGTGAAGAAAGAAACATTTGCAGCCAAAATGCAGCGCATCAAAGCGGATGGAAATAAAATGGGGATCATCGTGAACATCCATTCAATAAAAGCTGCTGCGAAGAAAAAAGCGGGAGGAAGTAGTACAATGATGCAACAGCAAGGAATGGGAGAGGAAATTATTCCAGTGGAAGGCGAATTCACAGATGAATCGTTGACTCCAATCGCAAAGGAATTTACAGACGAATTGACCAAGGCGCTTAACACAACGGACATTGAATTCATTAACATCGAGAAGATTCCGTACAGGGAGGTGAAGGTGTTCGGAGCAAACACAAGAATAGACGACTGGTGGGCAACCAAATACAAAGTGATTTTTGCCTTGGATGTTGATCCGAGAGTTAAAGCCACACACGAAACTTTTGGCAATGATGTAAAGTTTGCCGGACGCCTTGACTTTATCTGCTCGCTGATTGTGACGGAATATATTGGCGGACCTACTTCTGATAAAAGGGATATCATTACTCAAGTCCTCAATATGGGCAGCTTCAGCTCCAGCTTCTCACAGAAAGAAGATGTTGGGGATTTGAAAACGCTCTATGATAAGCTAGTATCCAGAGTTGGTATGCCACTGATCGATAAGGCCCGGACAGAGCGAGCGGATGGTGTAAAAAAACTGGTAGAGAAAAAACTAAACTGATATTGATTTTTGGATTTTTACGGTTGAAACCCGGAAGCGATTCCGGGTTTTTTATTTCTCAGGATTTAAAGTGTATAATGCGTTGCTTTTCAAAAAATGAAATTCAAAGACAAGCTTCCCGTCAGCTATCTTCTTTTTACCTGGCATGGCCGGATTAATCGATTGACTTATTGGACGGCATCTGTTTTTATCTGGTCGACATTTTACGTGCTGTTTAATGCTATCGACTTCCTGATTTCATCGCCCGCAACCTTTGTTCTCTATCCAATTTTATTTTGGGCGTTAGTAGCAACATCAGCGAAGCGCTTGCACGACTGCAATTTTTCAGCGCACTGGTTATGGATAATTTTCATTCCGGTATTAGGTGCTCTTGTTCTCATCGTTGTGCTGGGATTTAAGAAAGGCACAGATGCTAATAACCGGTTTGGTATGCCTCCCCATTTGGCTCCGGATTATTTCAAAAATCCGGATGTAAAAACAGATGAACTCATAGTGAATGATGTGACTCAACTCAATCCGGTTGTAGTTGGACAAGTGAAGGGGCCAACGACTGTTGAAGAACTGCAAGCGATTATTAAGAATGCGGATAAACCGGTGTCGATCGGAGGAGGCCGGTTCAGTATGGGCGGACAGACCGCAAGTACTCACAGTATTCATGTGGATATGCGAAAACTGAATCATGTACTTGAGTTTTCAGCTGAAGAGAAAAGAATAAAAGTACAAGCTGGTATACGTTGGTGCGACATTCAGGCTTATGTCGATAAACACAATCTGAGCGTGAAGATCATGCAGACCTACGCCAATTTTACTGTGGGAGGTTCGCTCAGTGTAAATGTGCATGGTCGTTACATCGGTCTCGGGCCGGTAATTTTATCGGTACGATCTATCGATATTATTCTGGCGAACGGAGAATTAAAGAAAGCTTCCAGGGACAATAATTCTGAATTATTCTTCGCCTGCATCGGCTGTTACAATGCGATCGCTGTAATCGTTGCGGTAGAATTCGATCTTGAAGATAACATTCCTGTGCAGCGGGTTCATCAAAAAATGAAACGTGAGGAATATGGCCAATTCTTCTCAACACAAGTGAGGAATAACAAAGAGGTCGTTTTTCACAATGGAGATATTTATCCGCCCCGGTTTGAAAA
Proteins encoded in this window:
- a CDS encoding L-gulonolactone oxidase, whose amino-acid sequence is MKFKDKLPVSYLLFTWHGRINRLTYWTASVFIWSTFYVLFNAIDFLISSPATFVLYPILFWALVATSAKRLHDCNFSAHWLWIIFIPVLGALVLIVVLGFKKGTDANNRFGMPPHLAPDYFKNPDVKTDELIVNDVTQLNPVVVGQVKGPTTVEELQAIIKNADKPVSIGGGRFSMGGQTASTHSIHVDMRKLNHVLEFSAEEKRIKVQAGIRWCDIQAYVDKHNLSVKIMQTYANFTVGGSLSVNVHGRYIGLGPVILSVRSIDIILANGELKKASRDNNSELFFACIGCYNAIAVIVAVEFDLEDNIPVQRVHQKMKREEYGQFFSTQVRNNKEVVFHNGDIYPPRFENVRAVSWVKTDRKPTEKTRLMPLAAAYPLERYFIGAFSRSRFGKWRREFIIDPLVYLSTKIHWRNYEAGYDVAELEPQSRKKSTYVLQEYFAPVARFDEFTERMSEIFTRHNANIINISIRHALPDSGSLLAWAKEEVFAFVVWYKQGTSEAEKNKVAVWTRELIDAANSVDGSYYLPYQAHATAEQFHTAYPNAQKLFELKSKLDPDFKFRNILWDKYYSPNQNRV